In Candidatus Poribacteria bacterium, the DNA window TTGATGAAGTATTGTCAATAACGTGTCCTTGTTGTCGGGCGGTGTGGTGGGATATATCCATGCTTCAAAGGTGAATTCCTCCGTGCCATCCGGTAAGAGATAACCAAAGGTTTCAAAATCCAAAATGGCGTAATCATCAACCCCGTCAAGGACTAAATAGTTACCCCCCGCGGGTGAAGGCGGTGGCAACGCTTTAGTACTTAGTGGAATTATAGCAATCAAAAAGAGGCATGTAAAAAATTGTCGGTGTCCCATTTTCCTCCCCTTTTTCGTCGAAAAAGAAAATCTGTGAGTCTTGGAAATTCAATTGATAATTAGTCTAATTTATCTTTTAGTGCATCTGCTACCAGACGTTCTAACGCGTCCCCTCTCGCTTGATGCGTAATTAACGTGCCATCTCTATCAATAAGCCACGGTGTTGGGATTGAGTTAATGTGGTACTGTCGTGCGACGGGGCTCTGTCCTTCTTTCCCACTAAACACCTGCCGCCAAGGAATCTCATTCTCTTTGAGGTAATCCCGCAGTATATCTTCATCAGTGTCAAGGCTAATACCAATAACGTCAAATCCTTCGTCTTTATAGGTGTCATAGACTTTTTTGACATTCGGCATTTCTGCGATGCACGGACCGCACCAGACTGCCCAAAAATCGAGTAGGACGACTTTGCCACGATATTGCACAAGTGAAATTGGATTGCCATCAAGGTCCGTAGCGGAAAAATTAGGCACAGTCTTACCAATTAACGCCAGCGCAGGATTAGCCTTTATGCGGTATTCATTTGCCAGTTCGGTGTTACCTAATCTTTCATGAATCTTGGCAAGTCTCCTGAAAACACCACTGTTTTCTGGGAACTGCTCCTCAAGTTTCGTAAAAAGCTGCAGCAGCTCTTCATCCCGGTTCATCATCCGAAGCATATCACCGAGGACAAAGTGTTCTCGAAGGTTGTCAGGTTTTAGTGTTTCTTTATAACGGTTGGTGAGATTCTCGGCATCTTCCGCTCGTTCGACTTTCATGTAGAGGCGCACAAGTG includes these proteins:
- a CDS encoding redoxin domain-containing protein, yielding MKVILTLGIVLGVLVNFAHAEIATPKPPEQNEKNIEVCTENLLAIGKAIQAYQKEHGDFPAWLSDIHPKHLTDENVLICPSDKEGGKPIFTQSTDPEMPVSYSYELNPNYRASKTEQRKLYGDAMPLVRCRHHENEEFMALNLSFSSRIYWSSSVWEYRPEEIYENLEETISTLAAGIQEHPDNEDRTYVYLALVRLYMKVERAEDAENLTNRYKETLKPDNLREHFVLGDMLRMMNRDEELLQLFTKLEEQFPENSGVFRRLAKIHERLGNTELANEYRIKANPALALIGKTVPNFSATDLDGNPISLVQYRGKVVLLDFWAVWCGPCIAEMPNVKKVYDTYKDEGFDVIGISLDTDEDILRDYLKENEIPWRQVFSGKEGQSPVARQYHINSIPTPWLIDRDGTLITHQARGDALERLVADALKDKLD